One window of the Zea mays cultivar B73 chromosome 3, Zm-B73-REFERENCE-NAM-5.0, whole genome shotgun sequence genome contains the following:
- the LOC103651345 gene encoding D-glycerate 3-kinase, chloroplastic: protein MDAFLSCLDDGPTASPPRAAPPPSPALSARDLYSFICSGPLVDRIGYTKEKVADSIGRWLRCGVDVARLLRLDELQLSEAEKARVYQFYIPVFLWCEDQVIEHRAKYSEGDDIPPLVIGVSAPQGSGKTTLVFALDYLFQVAGRKSATLSIDDFYLTAKEQNELRDRYPGNALLELRGNAGSHNLQFSVETLESLMKLTKEGIKMKVPRYDKSAFGGRGDRADPSVWPEVEGPLEVVFFEGWMLGFKPLPNEVVKAVDPQLEVVNNNLEAYYDAWDRFIDSWIVIKIREPSSVYQWRLQAEIAMRADGKPGMSDEEVMDFVSRYLPAYHAYLPKLYKEGPNGSKPDHLLVIDIDEGRNPRS from the exons ATGGATG CGTTCTTGTCATGCCTGGACGACGGCCCGACGGCTTCGCCGCCGCGCGCCGCCCCGCCGCCATCCCCGGCGCTTAGCGCGCGGGACCTCTACAGCTTCATATGCAGCGGTCCACTGGTGGACAGGATCGGCTATACCAAAGAGAAGGTCGCCGACTCCATCGGCCGGTGGCTTCGCTGCGGGGTTGACGTGGCGCGCCTCCTCCGCCTCGACGAGCTCCAGCTGTCGGAGGCCGAGAAGGCCCGGGTTTACCAGTTCTACATCCCCGTCTTCCTCTGGTGCGAGGACCAGGTCATAGAGCACAGAGCCAAGTACAGCGAGGGCGACGACATCCCGCCATTGGTG ATCGGGGTCAGCGCTCCCCAAGGAAGTGGAAAGACGACTCTGGTCTTCGCACTTGATTATCTTTTTCAGGTTGCTGGTAG GAAATCCGCCACATTGTCTATAGATGACTTCTATTTGACAGCAAAAGAGCAG AATGAACTGAGGGACAGATACCCTGGAAATGCTCTTTTGGAG CTCCGTGGAAATGCTGGAAGCCACAATCTCCAATTCAGTGTTGAAACACTTGAGTCACTGATGAAACTAACAAAAGAAG GCATCAAGATGAAGGTTCCACGGTATGACAAG TCTGCTTTTGGGGGAAGAGGTGATCGTGCTGATCCTTCTGTGTGGCCGGAGGTTGAAGGGCCGTTAGAG GTTGTTTTCTTTGAAGGATGGATGCTTGGATTTAAACCTCTTCCAAATGAAGTTGTGAAAGCAGTGGATCCCCAG CTCGAGGTGGTTAACAACAACCTTGAAGCATACTATGACGCTTGGGACAGGTTCATCGACTCGTGGATCGTTATAAAAATAAGAGAACCTAGTTCTGTCTATCAGTGGAGGCTGCAG GCGGAGATAGCTATGAGAGCAGATGGAAAACCTGGAATGTCTGATGAGGAG GTTATGGATTTTGTATCACGCTACCTACCAGCATACCACGCATATTTGCCCAAGTTGTACAAAGAGGGACCGAATGGTTCAAAGCCAGACCATCTACTGGTCATCGACATAGACGAAGGGAGGAATCCTAGATCCTAA